The Candidatus Nanoarchaeia archaeon genome includes the window AGGTCGCCAAGAAATCCAACCGAAAGACCATCGAGCCTCCCTTTTGTCTTGAGGATTGTAAAGAGATCCAGGAATGTCTGTGTTGGATGCTGGTTTGCGCCGTCGCCTGCATTGATGACTGGAACCAGGCTGGCTCCTGCTGCGCGGGCAGCTGATCCTTCCTCAGGATGCCGGATTACAACAGCATCGCAGTATCCTGATACGACCTTGATTGTATCCTCCAGGCTTTCTCCCTTTCTCATTGAGGTGTTCGAGGCGTCAGAAAACCCGATGACGTTGCCTCCAAGCCTGTGCATGGACGCTTCGAATGAGAGCCTCGTTCTTGTGGACGGCTCGAAGAAGAGTGTTGCAAGAATCTTGCCCTTCAGGACAGGCCCTTGCTGCTGGATGCCTTCAGCGACCTTTAGGATATGCAAGAGCTCTTGCTTGGTGAAGTCCTTGATAGAAATGATATGCCTGTTTTTGAAGTTCATTAAAAACTGAAGGGATACTCTAAGGTTTATAAACATAGTGGTTGAATAGGCTCAGTAGAAAGTCAGTCGGCATCGGGCTCGCTTGCGCTTGTATTCGAGTATGCTGACACCCCCGACGGTGCTAAAAAGAGCTACGCTCTTTTGGCACACCAAAACGCCCAAAGGCGTTTTGATTGGGCCAACCCTCCGTCAGCACTGCTCATGACTGCGAAGAAGCTCAGAAAGGATGCCGGAATTTCTACTGAGCCCGAACGCGAGGAAAGTTTTTATACCCCGGAATTTCTCTCTTTTTATGCAGAGTTTTGCCATTGCTGTAAAGTCATTTATCGTGAATGATGCCAACCAATTACTGCTTCTCAAGCGGAGAGCAAACGACCCCCATAAGCCCGGAACCTGGGATATCCCTGGAGGGAGGCTGGATTCCGGAGAAGATCCTCTGGCGGGGCTGTTGCGGGAGACGGCAGAAGAGACACATCTGCCCGTCACTGTAGTCGGGCCATTAGGAGTTCATCATTTTACAAGGGATGATGGGCAGAGAATCACCATGCTTATCTTTCTCTGCAGGGCAATGGCAACAGATGTGGAGCTTTCTGAAGAGCACACTGAATACCGATGGGCTGCTCTGGACGGCTCGTCTCTTATTCCTGACTGGCTCTTTGACCAAGTAGCGTTCTTTACCAGATATTTTAAGCGCTGATTTAAGGCCCAGTCGCGGATTTAAGAGCAGTTCTACCTCCTTATCCTAAAGAACCTTCCTTCGTTCTGGGTTTCCCGCTGCTTTTTCCTGAAGCCGATAGCAACATGATCGTTCTTGAGCGCCTTTACGACCAAAGATTCATCATACCCTTTTTCTTTGGCCTTGTCGAGTATATACTCATGGAGAAATCCTTTTCCAAGCCCTTCTTTCACAAAACGCCTGATACGCTCAAATTTCATCTCCTGCTCCCTGCTGAGCCGCTCCAGGCTTTCACTGACGTGCTTGCGAGACCATCCCTCAACAACAAGCAGATCCTGCAGATCCTGCCTGCTGATCCCGCCATCATACAGCACATCATAATCGTTTCTGATGTGGCGGATGATATAGCTGAGGTGCGCATATTTCCTGAAGTACTTCCTCCTCTTTGAAATGAAGATAAGATATCCGGCAATCACCAGGAAGGCAATGTATTTGCTGTTCCTGGCAAGATTTTCCCGCGCAAACACATTCCCGCAATCAGAAGGGCAGTTGGATTCGTCCTCCCCAAAGCCACAGTACCCATTTCCGCAGCTGCATCCTGAAGGGTCCTGGATTTTTTCGTAAGGGGCTTCTCTCCCAACCACAACAAACTTGTCCAGCGGCGAGCACGCTACGACCTTCATATCGAAATAATTGTTCTGGCCCAACAGGCTCGCTTCCTCTTCCTTTCCCAATATCTCGCTGGATACGATCTTCTCTATGATCTGCCTTGAGTAAGGATTATCGATCAGCTCGGAATGGCTCACATTGACTTCAAAATAATTCCCGCACTGGTTGTCGATATAGCCTTCTCCGACGTGCTGCGCGCTTCTGACTGACACAACTCCGTCATTCGCAACCTCCTCCCTGAATCCGGACTTTCCAAAAAAGACCTGATTGAACTCATAGGGCTTTGTGCCTGCAACCACATAATAGCTAATCCCCGGAACGCGCGGGGTGATGATCCCATTGACCACCTCCCGAATCGTGTTGCTGTAGTAGTTGAACACATTAAAGGAGC containing:
- the pyrB gene encoding aspartate carbamoyltransferase; translation: MNFKNRHIISIKDFTKQELLHILKVAEGIQQQGPVLKGKILATLFFEPSTRTRLSFEASMHRLGGNVIGFSDASNTSMRKGESLEDTIKVVSGYCDAVVIRHPEEGSAARAAGASLVPVINAGDGANQHPTQTFLDLFTILKTKGRLDGLSVGFLGDLKYGRTVHSLAHALSLFGAKMYFVSPESLRMPNDQLSELKKRCECIEVADVAEVCGDLDVVYATRIQKERFQFENDFKKVEGSYKLDRSILSQMKPDVKILHPLPKVGEIVHDVDGTDAAVYFQQAHYGIPVRMALLALVLGAV
- a CDS encoding NUDIX domain-containing protein; translated protein: MQSFAIAVKSFIVNDANQLLLLKRRANDPHKPGTWDIPGGRLDSGEDPLAGLLRETAEETHLPVTVVGPLGVHHFTRDDGQRITMLIFLCRAMATDVELSEEHTEYRWAALDGSSLIPDWLFDQVAFFTRYFKR